The window CTACGACCGGAAAGTGATGAAGGTCATACCCGAACGCATCAAGGCAGCCAACGAAGCGGTGATCCGATCCATGTCGCTGGAGATGGAGTAACCCGGATAGAGTTCCTAAAAAAATACATCCTCCCGTGCGGGAGGATGTATTTTTTTGCACTTCGCCGAAACTATTTCCGGACGCGGACCGGCTCGATCGGAGGCAGCGGCCCGAATTCGCCGTGCGCAGCGGCCTTGATGCTGAAATCCTTGTACATCCAATGGTCACGATACCACGTACAGGGCTTGAATTCGTCGTTCAGCTCCTCCATTTTGGCAGCCATTCCGCTGCGGAGCGAGGCGAGGACCTTCGCATATTTCTTGTCTTCAGCGACATTGCGGGTCATGTGCGGGTCCTTCTGCCGGTCGAAAAGCAGTTCGGAACCGTCGCGCAGATAACGGGCATAGGTGTAGCGCTTGTCCCGCACGGCGCGCCATTCGAACCCGTTGCGCCAAAGGTGGGTATGTCCCATTCCCTGCATGAAGGCGAAATCCGGTTCGAGGCCCTTGCCGCCGCGCACCGCGAAACTGAGGTCGTCGCCCTCCATCTCGGCCGGGATGCTGTCGGAGAGCCCGACCAGACCGAGCAGCGTGGGCGCGATGTCGGGCGTATTGAGGCAGACATCCGTCCGTCCCCTCTTCGCCCCGGGGCAACGGATGAGAAAGGGAATGCGGCACGCCTCGTCGTAGAAGATCATCTTGAACATGCGGCCCTGCGAGGTCATCATCTCGCCGTGATCCGACGTAAAGACGACAATCGTGTTGTCGGCGATGCCCAGGCTGTCGAGCAGCTCCACCACGCGACCGAACTGCTCGTCGATGGAGTTCACCATCGCATAATAGCAGCGCATGGCCTCCTGATACCCCTCCCCTTTGACGAAATCGTCGCGCCAGCTGGTCCGGCCGTTGAAATACTCGGAGAAAAAGCGGTCCATATAGGGATCGGGATTCTCGTTGAAATTCTCCGGAAGCTCGAATTTCACGTCTTTGAATCTCTCGTAACAATGCGCCGGAACGTTCCTGCGGACCCAGGGGTCGTGCGTGGGGCTCCAGGAGAGCATCAGCGTGAAGGGCTGTTCGTCGCCGGCATGTTCACGAATGTAGTCGAGCGCGAGCCCCGTGAAGACCTCCGGACCGTATTGCCCTTTGAGATCGACATGCACGGGCTCGCCGTCGGGACCGTCCGTATCGTAAAATGCGCTGTAATTGATGTGGTTGAACGAATAGGTCGCCCAATAGCCGTCGAATCCCATGCGCTCGGGCCCCGGCTTGTAGGGACGGCGGTGGGCGTCGTTCCAATGGACTTTGCCCACGTAGCCGGTCTGGTAGCCGGCATCCGTGAGCACATGGGCCAGGGTCCGGTGGTTGGGATTCAGGTTCAGTTCGTTGATCACCATGCCCGTCGATGAGGTGTATTTGCCCGTTATCAGGCTCGCCCGGTAGGCGGCGCTGACCGGGCTGACCGACACGGCATTGGTGAAATCGAGCGACTGGCGCGCGAACCGGTCGATGTTGGGCGTCACGGCCAGCCCGTCGCCGGCATATCCCAGCACGTCGGCCCGCAGCTGGTCGGCCATCATGTAGATGATGTTGGGACGCTGCTGCTGCGCCCCGGCAGTCCCCGCAAGTCCTGTCAACGTACCTGCTCCGAGCAGGTACAGCAATCGTTTGTCTTTCATTCTTTGGGTTTTGAGTTTTGATCCTTAATATTGCTTGGGCGTCATCCCGAACTCCTCGCGGAAGCAGGCCGAGAAGTAGCTCGAAGTCTTGAAGCCCACCTGCTCGTAGATCTCCTTGATCAGGAAATCGCCGCTGCGGATCATCTCCGCAGCCTTGCGCAGGCGGTAGGTTTTCATGTAGTCGTTGGGCGATATGCCGAACAGGCTCTTGACCTTGCGATAGAAGTTCGAACGGCTCATGAACATCTTTTCGGCCAGCTGTTCGATGTAGAACGTCTCTTCGCAGAGGTGCTCCTCGATGTGGAAGTTCAGTTTCTCGACGAACTCCGCATCGCGCTTGCTGAGACCGAGCGACGCCGTGTCGGCGTGCCCCGTTCCGGAGAGCAGCGCACGGCGGATGCGCTCCCGGTTCTTGATCAGGCTGTCGATCTGAGCCATCAGGTGCTCGGCGGAGAAAGGCTTTTCGATGTAGGCGTCGGCGCCGTATTCCAATCCGCGGACCTTGTCCTCGACCGAGGTCTTCGCCGTGAGCTGGATGATGGGAATGTGGCTGTAACGCAATTCCGACTTGACGTATTCGCACAATTCATAGCCGTCCATCTCGGGCATCATGATGTCGCTCACGATCAGATCGCAGTTGTTGTCGGCGAGGACGCCGAGCGCTATTTTGCCGTTGGCGGCCGTCAGCACCTCGTAGCGGGCACCGATGATCTCGGCGATGACCGCCCTCAGATCGTCGTTATCCTCCACGATCAGTATCTTGCAGGTTCCCGTCTCTTCGGCGGCGAAGGGAGGGGGGGGGATTTGCGCATCCCCGCCGCCGTCCGGCCCGGAATCCGGGCCGTCCGACGCACCGGACGCGACAGCCGCAGGATCGAGCGGAATCTCCACTGTGAACACAGCCCCGCCCCGCTCGCCGTTGGCGCACACGACGCTTCCGCCGTGCTTGATCGCAAGCAGGCGAGCCAGCGGCAGCCCGATACCGGTTCCGCCCTTGCTGTTGCCCGACTGGTAGAAGGTGTTGAAAATACGCTCCATATCTTCGGGAACGATGCCCTGCCCGTCGTCGGAAACCGTGATGCGGAAACAATTATCCCCGGCGGCGAGAGCCACGCAGCATTTGCTTCGAGCGTATTTCAGCGCATTGGACAACAGATTGTTCACGATCTTCGAGATGGCGTCGCAGTCAACCTGCGCCACCACGCCGGGCTCGACATGCCGTTCGAGGCGGATGCCGCCGACCTCCGCGGCCGGACCGAAACGCACGCACAATTCGTTCACCAGTTCCGAAACGTCGCACGGCTTCATCGTCGGCGTGTAATCCGTCTCTTCGGTCTTGCGCAGATCGAGCAGCTGGTTGACCATCTCCAGCAGATTGCTCGTGTTCTTTTCCATGACGCGGAGGTAATCCCGGACCTTGGGCGGGAAATGCGCATCCTCCCTCAGAATCGATTCGAGGGGAACCTTGATCAGCGAAAGGGGCGTCCGGATTTCGTGGGCCACGTTGGTGAAGAAATCGATCTTCGACTGATAGTTGATCTTCTCCTGCTGCGAGGCGAACTCGGCGAGTTTCAGACGGTGCTTCCGGCGGACGTACCAGGTCCCGCACCCGGCCAGCAGGCCCAGCAGAAGCAGGTAGCACACGACAGCCGGCGCCGAACGGTAGAACGGCGGCTGAATCACGAAAGCGACGCGGGCCGTATTCTCGCTCCACACGCCGTCATCGTTCGAGCCGCGCACCTCGAAGGTGTAGCGCCCCGGCGAGAGATTGGTGAAATGGACCTCGTTGCGGTCGGTGAAGCTCCACTCCTTATCCTGCCCGGCGAGCCGGTAGGTATAGCCATTCTTGGACGAGGACTGGTAGCTCAGGGCCGCAAAGGTAAACCCGACGGAGTTCTGGTTGTATTTCAGTCTGAGCTCCTTGTTCAGATGCAGCGGATATTTGAGCGGCGAAGGATTCTGGCCCCCGCGGTCGATCTCCACCCCGCGGTCGTTGATGAGGAGCCCGGTCATGCAGACCGAAGGGACGAACCCGTTGCGTTGCAGATCCCCGGGCCGGAAGACCGAATAACCGTTGATGCCGCTGAAACAGAGCCGCCCGTCGCGCATGCGCAGCGAAGCGCGGTCGTTGAACTGGTTGCCGGTGAGGCCGTCGCGGACGGTCAGGTGGTAGCGCACCTCCTGCGTCTCGGTGTCGAGGCTGAAAAGCCCGTTGTTGCTCGCAATCCAGAGCATTCCGTCGTCGCCTTCTTCCAGCGAGGCGATCGGCACTCCTTTCAGCCTGTCGCCGCCGGCATTGAACGGAACGAAGTGCCGGGTTTCGCGGTTCAGCCGGAACAACCCCGTCTCCGTACCCAGCCACACGTCGTCGCGGCTGTCGGTCAGGATGCAGACGCTGTTGGGCGTGCTGCTCCGGGCGAACATATAGTGCCGGAAATCTCCGGAAGCGACATCGAACAGAAAAGCGCCCTTGTTGCGGGCCAGCACCCAGATCATGCCGGGCCCCGCCTGGGCGAAATCGCAGACAGAAAGGTCGTTGCCCCCTTTGTTCACCCGCACGAAATCGTCGAGTTTGCGATCGTAGCGGGCGAATCCCCACGGCGTTCCGGCGTAGATCGTCCCGGTGTCGTCGCGGAAAAGCGCCTCCACGTCGTCGTCGCAGAGCGAGGTCCCCACCCCGGGGTTGTTCCGGTAGTTGCGCACCGCCCCTGTCTTCATGTCGCGGGTATAAACACCCCCGGCGAAGGTTCCCATCCACAGGCGTCCTCCGGCGACGAGCATCGTCCGCACGTTTTTCACCTCCCGCAGGAAAGAATCCGGACCGCCGCGGAAAGGTTCCGAGACGGTGCGCCCGTCGGCACTCACCTTCAGCACACCCCGTTTGTCAATGGCAACCCACAGACTGCCGCCGCCGTCCTCGGCGAAACAGGTGGCGAGCGTCTTGCCCCGCTCCCCGATCTTCAACGGCATATGTTCGATCGGTTTGAGCCGGCGGGGAAGGTAGGTAATGCCGTTGTACTGCGTGGCGACCCAGATTCCGCCCTCGTGGTCGCGGAAAAGCGCATTGACCGTATGGGTGTAGCTCTCGCGGCGGACGGTCATGTCCGTCACGGGGTCGATCTCTTCCGAACCCGTATAAAAGACGAACAGTCCGTCGTCCGAACCGACCATCAGCTCGCCGCGCGAAAGCGGCAGCAGCGCACGGGCCGACATCTCCCGGCGCATCGTCCAGTCCGCAGCGCTCTCCCCCGACCAGACCATTTTCGCAAGTCCGTCGGTCTCGAAACACCCCCACAGTTCGTCGTTGCTGTAACAAAGCGATCTGACCACGGAGGGCACATGTCCGCTCCGCTCCTTCGCATAGACCGCCAGCCGCTGTTTCCCCTCGCTGTCGAACTCCGCGACCGTGCCGTTCCGGGCGCTCACGAAGACGTTCCAGTCCGGGCCGCCGACCATGTCGGTCACGGCGTCGGACAGACGGCTGTTCTGTTCGAGCGTGCCATCCTCGGGATAATAGATGAAAAACCCCTGGGCCTCCGTGCCGATCCAGATTTTGCCGTCGCCGTTCTCGAAGATGCGGGTGATACGCCCGGTGATGACCACGCCGTACTGCGTGCGCACGCTGAAAGAGGAAAACAGATCCTTACGCTCGTCGTACAGGTAAACGCCCTGCTCGGTCCCCACCCACAACCGGTTTTTACGGTCGGCGCACAGCGCATGGACCGACGTGTTCAGCAGTCCGTGCCGGAGGTCTTCCGAATCATAGACGCGGAACGCAACCCCGTCGAAGCGATTCAGGCCGTCGGCCGTGCCAAACCACATGAACCCGCGCTGATCCTGGGCGATGCACCGGACCGTATTGTGCGACAGACCGTTGTCCGCGTTATAACTGACCAGCGCGTAATTCCGGGCCGAAACGGCTCCGGAGCACCCGATCAGCAGAAAGAGCGATATGATGAATCTTTTCATATATGAATCCATACGATAAAGGTAGAAAACAGTTTCCAAACGCGCAACCCGGCCGTTTTCGTATACCAAACGGGGCGAATATGTCCGGCGCAGCCATTCGCGGACACGGGCCGCAGAATCACCGCGGCCCGCATCCGCCGTTCGGAAGCAGACGTTCGACGGTCCCGGACGACGGGGCCACGAACCCTATTTCTGCAACCTCTTCGGGTACACTTCGTGCGTATCGGCCCACGCCTTCCATTTGGCCACGAGTTCATCGAGGAGCTCGGGATACCAGGCGGCGAGATTGCGGCGTTCGGTGCGGTCGGTCGGAATGTTGAACAGCTCCCATTCCTTCGATTTCTCGTCCTTGACAGCTTTCCAGTCGCCGTGGCGCACGTAGCAGTTGTCGAAATGCTCGCCGAAAAGATAGTCGTGGAGCACGGTCTTCGGCTTGCGGATCGTCGGCACGAGGCTCTTGCCCTCCAGCGGATGAATGTCGTTGCCGCCGTAGGTCGCCGGATAGGTCGCCCCCGAGACATCGACGAACGTAGCCATCAGGTCGGGCAGGAAGCTCACGTTGTCGCGGATCTGTCCGTCGAAACGGGAGAAGCGTCCGGGCCATGAAACGATCAGCGGAACGGCGAGGCCGCCCTCGTAGGCGCGCACCTTGTACTTGCGCAGCGGCGTATTGCTCACCTGCGCCCACGGCAGGCCGTAGGAGGGAGCCACCCAGCTTTGGGGATCGTTGATGTCGGCCACCGTGCCGAAGCCCGTTTCGGTATGGGGCTCGGCGCAGGCTCCGTTGTCCGAAAGGAAGATGATCAGCGTATTGTCCTTCTCGCCGCTCTTTTCCACCCAGTCGAGCACACGGCCCACGTTGTAGTCCATGCAGTGCACCTGCGCGGCATAGACCGACATACGCATCGCGGAGTGCTTCCGCTCGGTATCCGTCAGATCCTCCCAGCGGCGCGACTCCCACTCGGCGAGCTCCCACGAATCGTCCACGAGGCCCAGTTCGGCCTGACGGCGGAAACGAGCCTCACGGATCGCCTCCCAACCCGCGTCGTACTTGCCGAGAAACTTGTCGATGTCCTCCTGTTTGGCATGGAGCGGCCAGTGGGGAGCGTTATAGGCCAGGTAGAGGAAATAGGGCTTGCCGTCGCCCTTGTTGCTGTCGAGGAACTCGATGGCATAGTCGGTGAAAGCATCCGTCGTATAATACGGCGCCTCCGGAGGCGGCAGTTTGGTGTTGTCGAGCGTGAGCCCGCGGCCGCCGTGGGGCCGCAGATAGCTGCTGGCCCCGGCCAGGATGCCGTAGAAACGGTCGAAGCCGCGCTGAAGAGGCCATTTCTCCTGTCCGTGCATGCCCAGATGCCACTTGCCGGCCATGTAGGTATGATAGCCCGCGCTCTTCAGCACTTCGGCAATCGTTACGCAGTTCCGGTTGAGATAGCCCTGATAAGCGGCAGGCTTCCGGGGAGACGGATCGCCCGGTTTGCGTCCGGGAACGGGGTCCTCGGACATGCCGCCGATGCCGGCCTGATGGGCATACAGACCCGTCATCAGGCTGGCCCGCGTGGGACATGAACGCGCCGTGGAGTAAAACTGCGTATAGCGCACTCCGCTCTTGGCGAGACGGTCGATATTGGGCGTGGGAATCTCGCCGCCGTAGCAGCCGACATCGGAATAGCCCATGTCGTCAACCATGATCAAAATGATGTTGGGCTGCTTCGCCGCCGTCGCAGCGCCTCCGGCGAGCGCCGCGGCCGAAGCTCCCAATGCAAAAACGGTTTTATTCACGATATTCGATTTTCGATTGTTCTGTTATCTCTCTATTCGGTCTTCTCTTCCACCAGTCCGAATCCCATCTCGCACATCTGCGTAATGGAGTAGCCCGAAGTACCCGGCGTGATGGGCTGCAACTTGAAGCGGATACGGGTCGTCGTGTACTCCCGCTCGAAGTAGTAGAACTCCCAATTGGAATTGTACAGCAGCTTGAATTCGCTGGGAGCGGTGGGTTTCCACTCGCCGGACGCATCGTCAAGGTATTCGATGTCGTAAATATAGCTCGTGTAGTAGTAGTTGGCGACATTCCAGAGCGCGAACGTGTTGAACGTAACGGGCTCCTGCGAATACTCGAAGTCGTCGTCCTCGGGAGTATCCTCGCCGGGGCCGGTGAAGCTCAGAATGTAGAACGGGATATGGGCCCACATCGAACCGGTAGCCGGCTGCATATGGCCGAGAAGTCCGTTCATGTTGCTGGTGTTGCCGTCGAAAACGTTTTTCCAGAGCGGGTTGTCGATCGAGTTTCCGGTGAACTTCGTTCCGTTGGCCCTGACGACCGTGTCGCAGCGGGGATTGACCGGATCGTTATAGGCGTTGTAATCCCACGCCACACCGCGCAGATACCAGTTCATCTTGTCGTCGGCGGAAGCCATGCTGAACGTCAGGCCGGGAGCCGGCCGCGCGATGCTCTTATTCGGCGTCCGGGATTCGAACGAAGGCTCCGTCGAACTGTCGTAGCTGGTCCAGAAGCGTTCGTTCTCGCCCAGCTCCCGGAACTGCATCATGTAGCGGATGGCGACGGTCGAACAGGGGAAATGCCAGCGACGGAAGAACGGCAGCAGATTGCGGTCGGCGTACTCGCAGGCGCTCATCGCAAAGAAATCGCAGGCGGCCTGCCCCTCGAGCAGCTCGTCGGGCTCATACTCGAAACCCAGCTCGCGGGCGCGCTGGGAAACGTAGGGGAAAAGCCCCCAGCCCAGATAATCGGCCAGCTGTTTGAGCATCGTCGTGCGAACATTGTCGTTGGCGTGACCGTACATGATGCCGTTGTCGCGGTTGCTGACCGTCCGGGCGAACTCCTTGTTGAGCTTGTCCACGTTGTCCGCGAAATTGATCACCTGACCGGGCCACATGCCGAGCGTGCGCGCATAGTGGTAGTAACCGATATTCAGCGAGGGCTGCAAGAGTTTGTCGCTCTCCTGCCACGGGCTTTTCACCGCCTCGCCGAAACCGAAGAAGACATTGAACCAGTTGGTCGAACCGTCGGTCTGCGCCTGCAACAAGGTCGTGTTGATCAGCTTCTTTTCGTCCACGAACGTCGTGGAGGATTCGCCGCGCAGGAACCCGATGGGATAACCGCCGTACTGCTGGACGTTGGCCGTCGGGAAAAGCGCCGTCTGCCCGGCATCCGGCAGCTGGATGTCGGAATAGACACGCATGGGAGGCTGGTTGGCGGGATCGTAGCCGCCGAAACGGTAATAGGCGTCGGCGATCTTTCCGTAGTAGTCCAGAACGCCGTCGGGATCGGTCATCGCGCTCATCTCCGAAACGCCGGCCGTAAGGATCACCTTGTCGGAAACGAGCTCCGTCCAGTTGAGGAACGCCATTGAATCGGGGTCCTCGCTGGGTGCGGCCAGCAGCGCAGCCCGTTCGAGCATGGTGTTGATCCAGTCGCCGAAGCGGGTTTCGCCCTGAACATAGTCGTCGGAGGGAACCGCGTTGCCGACCGTAACGGTTATATCCCCGGCCGGAACCTTGTCGGCCGGATAGCAGAAATAGAGGAAACCGCCGAAATAACTCGAAACGACATTCGTTCCGGAATGGAGCGATCCCCGCGTGACGACATTCCCGTAACGCTGGCGAAGCTGTCCGGAGAGCAGCTGATGACCGATGCCGATCTGGTATTG of the Alistipes senegalensis JC50 genome contains:
- a CDS encoding sulfatase, whose translation is MKDKRLLYLLGAGTLTGLAGTAGAQQQRPNIIYMMADQLRADVLGYAGDGLAVTPNIDRFARQSLDFTNAVSVSPVSAAYRASLITGKYTSSTGMVINELNLNPNHRTLAHVLTDAGYQTGYVGKVHWNDAHRRPYKPGPERMGFDGYWATYSFNHINYSAFYDTDGPDGEPVHVDLKGQYGPEVFTGLALDYIREHAGDEQPFTLMLSWSPTHDPWVRRNVPAHCYERFKDVKFELPENFNENPDPYMDRFFSEYFNGRTSWRDDFVKGEGYQEAMRCYYAMVNSIDEQFGRVVELLDSLGIADNTIVVFTSDHGEMMTSQGRMFKMIFYDEACRIPFLIRCPGAKRGRTDVCLNTPDIAPTLLGLVGLSDSIPAEMEGDDLSFAVRGGKGLEPDFAFMQGMGHTHLWRNGFEWRAVRDKRYTYARYLRDGSELLFDRQKDPHMTRNVAEDKKYAKVLASLRSGMAAKMEELNDEFKPCTWYRDHWMYKDFSIKAAAHGEFGPLPPIEPVRVRK
- a CDS encoding hybrid sensor histidine kinase/response regulator transcription factor — translated: MKRFIISLFLLIGCSGAVSARNYALVSYNADNGLSHNTVRCIAQDQRGFMWFGTADGLNRFDGVAFRVYDSEDLRHGLLNTSVHALCADRKNRLWVGTEQGVYLYDERKDLFSSFSVRTQYGVVITGRITRIFENGDGKIWIGTEAQGFFIYYPEDGTLEQNSRLSDAVTDMVGGPDWNVFVSARNGTVAEFDSEGKQRLAVYAKERSGHVPSVVRSLCYSNDELWGCFETDGLAKMVWSGESAADWTMRREMSARALLPLSRGELMVGSDDGLFVFYTGSEEIDPVTDMTVRRESYTHTVNALFRDHEGGIWVATQYNGITYLPRRLKPIEHMPLKIGERGKTLATCFAEDGGGSLWVAIDKRGVLKVSADGRTVSEPFRGGPDSFLREVKNVRTMLVAGGRLWMGTFAGGVYTRDMKTGAVRNYRNNPGVGTSLCDDDVEALFRDDTGTIYAGTPWGFARYDRKLDDFVRVNKGGNDLSVCDFAQAGPGMIWVLARNKGAFLFDVASGDFRHYMFARSSTPNSVCILTDSRDDVWLGTETGLFRLNRETRHFVPFNAGGDRLKGVPIASLEEGDDGMLWIASNNGLFSLDTETQEVRYHLTVRDGLTGNQFNDRASLRMRDGRLCFSGINGYSVFRPGDLQRNGFVPSVCMTGLLINDRGVEIDRGGQNPSPLKYPLHLNKELRLKYNQNSVGFTFAALSYQSSSKNGYTYRLAGQDKEWSFTDRNEVHFTNLSPGRYTFEVRGSNDDGVWSENTARVAFVIQPPFYRSAPAVVCYLLLLGLLAGCGTWYVRRKHRLKLAEFASQQEKINYQSKIDFFTNVAHEIRTPLSLIKVPLESILREDAHFPPKVRDYLRVMEKNTSNLLEMVNQLLDLRKTEETDYTPTMKPCDVSELVNELCVRFGPAAEVGGIRLERHVEPGVVAQVDCDAISKIVNNLLSNALKYARSKCCVALAAGDNCFRITVSDDGQGIVPEDMERIFNTFYQSGNSKGGTGIGLPLARLLAIKHGGSVVCANGERGGAVFTVEIPLDPAAVASGASDGPDSGPDGGGDAQIPPPPFAAEETGTCKILIVEDNDDLRAVIAEIIGARYEVLTAANGKIALGVLADNNCDLIVSDIMMPEMDGYELCEYVKSELRYSHIPIIQLTAKTSVEDKVRGLEYGADAYIEKPFSAEHLMAQIDSLIKNRERIRRALLSGTGHADTASLGLSKRDAEFVEKLNFHIEEHLCEETFYIEQLAEKMFMSRSNFYRKVKSLFGISPNDYMKTYRLRKAAEMIRSGDFLIKEIYEQVGFKTSSYFSACFREEFGMTPKQY
- a CDS encoding sulfatase-like hydrolase/transferase, encoding MVNKTVFALGASAAALAGGAATAAKQPNIILIMVDDMGYSDVGCYGGEIPTPNIDRLAKSGVRYTQFYSTARSCPTRASLMTGLYAHQAGIGGMSEDPVPGRKPGDPSPRKPAAYQGYLNRNCVTIAEVLKSAGYHTYMAGKWHLGMHGQEKWPLQRGFDRFYGILAGASSYLRPHGGRGLTLDNTKLPPPEAPYYTTDAFTDYAIEFLDSNKGDGKPYFLYLAYNAPHWPLHAKQEDIDKFLGKYDAGWEAIREARFRRQAELGLVDDSWELAEWESRRWEDLTDTERKHSAMRMSVYAAQVHCMDYNVGRVLDWVEKSGEKDNTLIIFLSDNGACAEPHTETGFGTVADINDPQSWVAPSYGLPWAQVSNTPLRKYKVRAYEGGLAVPLIVSWPGRFSRFDGQIRDNVSFLPDLMATFVDVSGATYPATYGGNDIHPLEGKSLVPTIRKPKTVLHDYLFGEHFDNCYVRHGDWKAVKDEKSKEWELFNIPTDRTERRNLAAWYPELLDELVAKWKAWADTHEVYPKRLQK
- a CDS encoding M60 family peptidase N-terminal accessory domain-containing protein; this encodes MKKSLIILLAAVIGAGAFSCSKDLTEEAPLIDMGGSDQGGSSGNPYWDWADKFPGIVSSGIERVFGVQVPVKGGYEPLAFAPDSAVLQRTGLYVASGDQVEIVVPEGTDDLQYQIGIGHQLLSGQLRQRYGNVVTRGSLHSGTNVVSSYFGGFLYFCYPADKVPAGDITVTVGNAVPSDDYVQGETRFGDWINTMLERAALLAAPSEDPDSMAFLNWTELVSDKVILTAGVSEMSAMTDPDGVLDYYGKIADAYYRFGGYDPANQPPMRVYSDIQLPDAGQTALFPTANVQQYGGYPIGFLRGESSTTFVDEKKLINTTLLQAQTDGSTNWFNVFFGFGEAVKSPWQESDKLLQPSLNIGYYHYARTLGMWPGQVINFADNVDKLNKEFARTVSNRDNGIMYGHANDNVRTTMLKQLADYLGWGLFPYVSQRARELGFEYEPDELLEGQAACDFFAMSACEYADRNLLPFFRRWHFPCSTVAIRYMMQFRELGENERFWTSYDSSTEPSFESRTPNKSIARPAPGLTFSMASADDKMNWYLRGVAWDYNAYNDPVNPRCDTVVRANGTKFTGNSIDNPLWKNVFDGNTSNMNGLLGHMQPATGSMWAHIPFYILSFTGPGEDTPEDDDFEYSQEPVTFNTFALWNVANYYYTSYIYDIEYLDDASGEWKPTAPSEFKLLYNSNWEFYYFEREYTTTRIRFKLQPITPGTSGYSITQMCEMGFGLVEEKTE